In a genomic window of Magnolia sinica isolate HGM2019 chromosome 16, MsV1, whole genome shotgun sequence:
- the LOC131229531 gene encoding phosphatidylinositol 3,4,5-trisphosphate 3-phosphatase and protein-tyrosine-phosphatase PTEN2A-like isoform X1, translated as MPEDFWFSAPRKGIMVFALPGEPGLTELAGDFKVHFHDRQGDFYCWLNTTMVENRKILNTSDLDGFDKRKLPSPGFQVEVVLIDYDGTVPMKVKTETVSKESDRISGTAAMADGPTTRPSDPSKGSASNDKDDVFSDSEAEGGSVKSRQAREATAARGTADAGGGSKTEKPKEEMASVTHGVEQVSLRSEGAKENPNTSEMKIEGASGAASFEVPKSDLSGVSEFKAIAADASVFTFGDEEDFESE; from the exons CCTGAAGATTTTTGGTTTAGTGCACCAAGGAAAGGTATCATGGTCTTTGCTTTACCTGGGGAGCCTGGTCTGACAGAGTTGGCTGGTGACTTCAAAGTCCATTTTCATGACCGTCAAGGCGATTTCTACTG TTGGTTGAACACAACAATGGTGGAAAACAGGAAGATTTTGAACACATCAGATCTTGATGGTTTTGACAAG AGGAAACTGCCTTCCCCTGGGTTCCAGGTCGAGGTGGTGTTGATAGATTATGATGGTACGGTCCCGATGAAGGTCAAAACCGAAACCGTCAGCAAGGAATCAGATAGAATCTCAGGCACTGCTGCCATGGCTGATGGTCCTACTACTCGGCCTTCGGACCCAAGTAAAGGCTCTGCTAGCAATGACAAGGACGATGTTTTCTCGGACAGTGAAGCAGAGGGCGGGTCTGTCAAGAGCCGACAAGCTCGAGAGGCAACTGCTGCGAGAGGGACCGCTGATGCTGGTGGGGGATCTAAAACAGAGAAACCAAAGGAGGAAATGGCGAGCGTAACTCATGGCGTTGAACAAGTTTCTCTAAGAAGTGAAGGAGCGAAAGAGAACCCCAACACCAGTGAAATGAAAATTGAAGGCGCTAGTGGGGCTGCCTCGTTTGAGGTCCCGAAATCGGATTTGTCGGGAGTGAGTGAATTCAAGGCAATCGCTGCAGATGCTTCTGTTTTTACTTTCGGCGATGAAGAAGACTTCGAAAGCGAATGA
- the LOC131229531 gene encoding phosphatidylinositol 3,4,5-trisphosphate 3-phosphatase and protein-tyrosine-phosphatase PTEN2A-like isoform X2, whose product MVFALPGEPGLTELAGDFKVHFHDRQGDFYCWLNTTMVENRKILNTSDLDGFDKRKLPSPGFQVEVVLIDYDGTVPMKVKTETVSKESDRISGTAAMADGPTTRPSDPSKGSASNDKDDVFSDSEAEGGSVKSRQAREATAARGTADAGGGSKTEKPKEEMASVTHGVEQVSLRSEGAKENPNTSEMKIEGASGAASFEVPKSDLSGVSEFKAIAADASVFTFGDEEDFESE is encoded by the exons ATGGTCTTTGCTTTACCTGGGGAGCCTGGTCTGACAGAGTTGGCTGGTGACTTCAAAGTCCATTTTCATGACCGTCAAGGCGATTTCTACTG TTGGTTGAACACAACAATGGTGGAAAACAGGAAGATTTTGAACACATCAGATCTTGATGGTTTTGACAAG AGGAAACTGCCTTCCCCTGGGTTCCAGGTCGAGGTGGTGTTGATAGATTATGATGGTACGGTCCCGATGAAGGTCAAAACCGAAACCGTCAGCAAGGAATCAGATAGAATCTCAGGCACTGCTGCCATGGCTGATGGTCCTACTACTCGGCCTTCGGACCCAAGTAAAGGCTCTGCTAGCAATGACAAGGACGATGTTTTCTCGGACAGTGAAGCAGAGGGCGGGTCTGTCAAGAGCCGACAAGCTCGAGAGGCAACTGCTGCGAGAGGGACCGCTGATGCTGGTGGGGGATCTAAAACAGAGAAACCAAAGGAGGAAATGGCGAGCGTAACTCATGGCGTTGAACAAGTTTCTCTAAGAAGTGAAGGAGCGAAAGAGAACCCCAACACCAGTGAAATGAAAATTGAAGGCGCTAGTGGGGCTGCCTCGTTTGAGGTCCCGAAATCGGATTTGTCGGGAGTGAGTGAATTCAAGGCAATCGCTGCAGATGCTTCTGTTTTTACTTTCGGCGATGAAGAAGACTTCGAAAGCGAATGA